The DNA segment GTCCTGCAATCCTTCGAGCAGGTCATCAGTCAGGAGGTCCGCGACGGTCATGTAAACGATCTCGTCTTCGGCACTGGCGAGAAACTCCACGATCCGCTGGGTGACCGCTCGCTGGCCCTCGACCGTCCAGACGCCTCGCTGTTCGTCCTGTCGGGTTTCCGGTTCGAGTTCACTCAGTGCCGTCCGGAGCAGATCCGTACGATGCTGGAGTTCGCGCTCGAAGGTTCGAGTCGCGGTTTCCGCCGAGATGGCCCAGAATTCCCTGGGCGAGGACTGCCGGACGTCGACGAGGCCCCGGCTGTGTAGTTCATCGATCGCGTCGTAGACCCGCGTGCGCGGGACATCCGACACTCGGCTCACGTCCCTTGCCGTTCCCGTACCGAGACTCGAGAGCGCGACGAACGTCTGCGCTGCGTACGCGCTCAACCCGAACTGTTCGAGTTGCTCGATGGCGGCCGTCTGTGGGTCCGCTGTTGGATCGGGTGTCATCACTCGGGAGTAGTATGTACCCAGCCGGGTGGACCGGCTGGGTGACACGCAGCAGCAAGGTGGTTGGGACACAGCACTGGACTGCGTGCCAGTTGCACGGTACGGAACCGTACCGTATATCTCTTTTGTGATTAACTGAGTTACGTGATTCCACATCTACAGTTCGGGGCGCAGCCGGACCTATTCCGGACCCGAAAAGTGTGACTCGAATACTCACAAATAGTTCGGCACCGTCGAATTGCGGGGCATAACAGCCGACAAACCCCAGCAGCCTGTCCGTCCAGTCACAAATAGAGTGACAATACATATCCGTTGTGGACGCGTACCAGTATACAAGGCCCGGGACAACTCCCGGGCGGTTGGGACACAATGAGCACGAAGGAAAACCTGGAGGAAGCGATCGAACTCCTCCAACAACTCGGCTTGAAAGAGTACGAAGCGAGGTGTTTCGTCGGACTGTCGCGCCTGGAGACGGGCACGGCCAAACAACTCAGCGAGATGACCGAGGTGCCGCGCACGCGGGTCTACGACGCGATCCGGGTGCTAGAGGCACAGGGACTGGTCGAGATCCACCATTCGAGCCCACAGCGGTTTCGGGCAGTCTCGATCTCGGAGGCCACCGAGACGCTCCGTGATCAGTACGAGGCCCGCGTCGAGCGGTTGCAGAACTCCCTCGATACGATCGAAGTGGTCGAGCAGGACGACGAATCGCCCGTCCAGCAGGTGTGGTCGATGGTCGGTCAGGAGGCCATCGAGAACCGGACGAACGGACTCATAACCGATGCGAACGACGAGGTCGTGCTGGTACTCGGCGACCAGTCGCTGCTGACCCCAGCACTCGTCGACACGCTCAACGCGGTTGAGGACGACATCGAGTTGATCGTCGGCGCGTTGAGCGAGCCGCTCCAGGAGCAGATCCGGGACGCCGTACCGAACGCGACGACGTTCGTCTCCGGGCTGGAGTGGCTGCAGGGAGGGAACGATACCCAGGACGAGACCGCTATCGGCCGGCTGCTCATGGTCGACCGGTCGACGCTTCTCGTGAGTTCGATCATGCCCGAGAGCAAGGAAGAACGGGCCATTTTCGGTGAGGGGTTCGGGAACGGACTCGTCGTGATCTCACGGCGACTCATGGCGCAGGGCCTGCTACAGAACCGCGATCCCAAACACTGACAGCAACCGCTGTGAAGGATCTGCGTCCACGGCCGGGCGACAGATCTCGCGAGAGCGGTGTCTCGGTCGGCACGAAACGGAAGGAATGTCGGATATGGTGGGTGTGGGAGCTACGTCGACGGTTCCTTCCGGTTGGAACGCAACCGATCAGGCCGGTCGTGGGTCCGCGCCAGGATTGGGCACGAATATACCCGTCTGAGGTGGGGGCGATCGATCGGGGGGATCTATCACAGTGATCGGAAACCGATCACGATCAGCGGGTGACCGATCCCGGCACAGCCAGCCGACCTGACAATATCTTCGGTCGGAATCGGGTTGTACGTTAGCATTGGATATCCACACCCAACGAGGCACACGACAGAACAGCGACAATCGATTCGGTGCCCGGCCGATGGTGGAAACTAGCGCTGTTTCGGTGGTGCCTGCTTGTGTTCCTCGGACTGGTAGGGCAAGAGCAGTTGCTGTGAGAGCTTTTTGGTGGCTCGACGGATCCGGGCCGAGACCGCCTGATCGGAGATGTCCAGTTCCGCCGCCAGTTCCACGAGCGTCGTCTTTCGCGGCACGTCGAAATACCCCTTTTCGAGGGCGAGCTGGACGGTCCGGCGCTGGGATTTCGTGAGCTTCTCCTCCAGCGGGTCCGAGACGCTCTTGGTGGTGACTTTGTCGACGGAGATCGAGATCTCCCGGTCGGCACACTTCTTCTGGAAGGCGGAGACGGTTTCCTGGTCGGCAAACCGGAGTTCAAACTCCCAGGCGCTGGCTGTGCCGCCAGCCCGGAGCACGACCAGGTCGGTGGTCCGGAGACAGCACAGGAACCCGTCCGTGTCGTCACACCAGGCGACGTCGTACAGTGCCCGATCGTCCTCCTGGTGAACCATCTCCAGATCCTCGACGGCCGGATTCCGCTGGAGGAGCTGACAGAACAGCGTGTGATCGTCCGTCGAGACCCACATGTACGGAAACAGCCGGCCGCCGGTCGGTACCACTCGATCGAACGTCACGTACACGTCCTCGATCGGCGCGAGCGACGTGCCGAGTTCGAACGCATCGCCGGGGACAGTGATCTCGGTAACGATCCCCATTGATCAACTCGCCTGTCCCGGGCTGTCGATCACCGGTCCGATCCTGGGCTGGCAGTGGCGGCCGTATCGTTTCGACAGGGTGCGACCCCCCATATCGTCGCACACCCGTCTAAACGGATGATCGCCTATCCGAGTACGCTGCTGTGTCCCACACATGCTGTCATACACACACTCCGGATTTACTTAAAAGGTAGCTATTGTCGCATAACCAGTCACAGGTAAACGAATCTATGTGCGAGTATGCTGCTTCTAGTGGCCGACACCTGAAGGAAGTCGGAACGTACTTATACGGCTTCCAGTCCAAGTGGGGGTGATGACGAAACACCTCTCGAAAGAAGACAAGGAACTGATTCGGAAGTTCGCGAACAGACCGCGGTACAAGCGGAGTCCGGAAGAACTGGTTCCCGTCGAGGACGAGGACTAGTGCTCACTGCTCCTGGACACCCCCTGTGACTCACGGCGCCGCACGAGGAAGTACTGGACAGTGAGGACACCGAACGCGAAGAGAATCGTGAGACCGACGATCGTCGGTGTGAGTGCAGCAAAGACGGGAAGCTCGAGGACTGTCGCGGTGAAGACGACGGTGCCGGCCACGACCAGAGCCAGATAATAGCGGTGCCACTGGTCGGACCGGTCTTCGTCGTCCTGTAGGTAGGTCGTGACATCGTCCGCATGGCCAGTCAGCGTGATCAGCCCGCTCTCGCTATCGTAGTCGACGACCCCTTCGGCTTCGAGTTTGGGAATATGTGTCTGGTACAGAGAGACGTACACACGTTTTTGCTGTTTCTTCGAGACCTCTTCGGCGGCGATCTCGTTCTCCCAGGCGGCGAGCTGGCGTGCGAGTTCCTGAAGCTTCTCTCCCTCGGGCTGGTCCGAGAGGTAATGCAGGGCATACCGACGACGCTGGTTGCTCAGGATATCGAACGCCTGGTCGGGCGAGAGCATATCTTTTTCTTCTGACATTATATCGGTGCTGTCTTGACCGCGTATACTCGTCCGAGCGATCAGACCTGCCGAAGAAGAGACAACGTATCCACTTTGTTACGACGTGACTATGGTCACCAGCGGAGCGTAGTATTCACCTACTGTGGAGCGATACAGCCGCCTACCAATACGCGTAGATCGTCTCTCGGGAGTCCATTTATCGTGGTTGGTATGCGTCTTTTTCGGGTTTGACCGCACGACAGCGAAGCGGTGAGTGCCGAGAGCGAACGGCGTGACCGCTTCCGACGTGTGGTCGTCTCGGCAGGTCGGTATCGCAACCACGGCCACGCGGCTCACGGGAGAATATCGGACCGATGTCCTGCGATAGTACGAACCTGTGGTCCCCGCAAAGCACTCAATAACAAAGCGGCAATCGACCCGAGTCATGGCGTAAGCGCTGGCCACCCGTGAAACCGGTCAGCGAGGACCCGCAATGGAATACGTCACACTCGGTATCGACTGTACAGTAGACGAGAATGCGACGCTCGGCCACTCCAACGGCAGCGACACGGATCAGACGCAGATCGGCAACGACGCGACGATCCGGTCGGGAACGGTGATCTACGACGACGTCGAGATCGGTAACTCCTTCTCGACCGGTCACAACGTGCTGGTCCGGGAAGACACGACGATCGGCGACGACGTCCTGCTCGGGACGAATACCGTCGTCGACGGGGCCTGCACGATCGGTTCGTCGGTGAGCTGCCAGACGAACGTCTACGTTCCCCGGCAGACGACGATCGGCGATTCTGTCTTTCTCGGGCCGAGCGCGGTCCTGACCAACGACGAGTACCCGGTCCGCGTCGAGCAGGATCTGGAAGGCCCGACGCTGGAAGACGACGTCTCCATCGGCGCAAACGCGACGATCCTCCCCGGCGTGACCGTCGGCCGCGGATCGTTCGTCGCCGCCGGGAGCATCGTCACCGAGGATGTCCCACCGGAGACGCTGGCCGTGGGCACGCCCGCGCGACACGAACCGCTGCCGGACCCGCTCGAAGGGGGGAACACGATCGCATGATCTCGCTTGCAGCCCCGGACATCGGCGAGCCGGAGTTCGAGAGCGTCGAAGACGTAATCAAAGAGGGTCGACTCGTCGCCGGAGAAGAGGTCGAACAGTTCGAGGCGTCGTTCGCGGAGTACGTCGGTGCCGAGCACGGCGTCGCGACCGTCAACGGGACCGCGGCGCTGCACACCGCTCTGGAAGCGCTCGGTATCGGCGAGGGCGACAGCGTCGTCACGACACCGTTTTCGTTCATCGCGACCGCGAACGCGATCCGGTTTGCCAACGCCGAGCCGGTGTTCGCCGATATCGATCCCGAGACTCTCAATCTCGACCCCGACAGCGCCGAGGCGGCCGTCCGCGAACACGACGCCGACGCGATACTCGTCGTCCACCTCTACGGCCAGCCGGCGCGGATGGAGCGGTTCCGCGAGATCGCCGACGCCCACGACCTGGCGCTGATCGAGGACGCCGCCCAGGCCCACGGCGCGACCATCGACGGCGAACACGTCGGCACGATCGGGGACGCCGGCTGTTTCTCGTTTTACCCGACCAAGAACATGACGACCGGCGAGGGTGGGATGGTCGTCACCGACGACGAGGCCGTCGCTCGTCGAGCCGACCAGTTCATCAATCACGGGCGCACGGGCTCGTACACGCACGCGACGCTGGGACACAACTACCGGATGACCAACATCGCCGGCGCGATCGGTCTCACCCAGCTGCAGAAACTCCCGTACTACGTCGACCAGCGCCGCCGCAACGCCCAGCGCCTGCTCGAGGAACTGGACGGCGACAGGTTCGAGTTACCCGAACCTCGCCCTGGAACCGAGCACGCCTACCATCAGTTCACCGTCCAGTACCCCCAGCGCAACGCGCTGAAACTCGACCTCGAGGAGCGCGACATCGGAACCGGCGTCTACTACCCGACGACGATCCACAAGCAGGGGGCTTACGCCGGCGAGGAGGCCACCACTCCGGTCGCCGAGCGAGCCACGGATCAGGTGCTCTCGCTGCCGGTCCATCCGGGGCTCACGGACGAGGACATCACCGCTATCGTCGAGGCAGTCGAGAGACACCTCACTCGCGCCTGGGAGGCGATCGGCGAATGACCGACGAAACCCTCGCCGCCGGCGTCTACGGCGTCGGACAGATGGGTAGCCATCACGCCCGCGTCTACGAGGAGCTCCCGAACGTCGATCTGGTGGGCGTCTATGACAGCGACCCGGAACGGGCGTCGTCGGTCGCCGCCGACCACGGGACGAGTCCCCGCGACCCCGAGGACCTCTTCGAGAGGGTCGACATCCTCTCGATCGCGGTCCCGACGGCGTATCACTACGATATCGCCAGCCGGGCGATCGACCGCGGCGTCCACGTGCTCGTCGAGAAACCGTTCGTCGAGACCGACGGACAGGCCGAGACGCTGATCGAGCAGGCCGAGGACAACGGCGTGGTGCTGCAGGTCGGGCACATCGAGCGGTTCAACCCCGCCGTCAGGACCCTCCAGGACGTCGTGGCCGACCTGGACGTGATCGCCGTCGACGCCCGCCGGCTCGGACCGCCACTGGACCGGGACATGGGCACCAGCGTGGCGCTCGATCTCATGCTGCACGACCTGGACGTGGTTCTGGACGTGCTGGACGTTCCGGTCCGAAGCGTGACGGCCGACGGGACCGAGGACGGTCAGTACGTCACCGCCTCGGTGACCTTCGAGGACGGTGTCATCGGGACGTTCACGGCCAGTCGACTCACCCAGCAGAAGATCCGGAAACTCTCGATCACCGCCCGCAGTTGTAAGGTCGATGTCGACTACATCGATCGCTCGGTCCACATCTACCGCAAGTCCTACCCCGAGTTCGTCGAGGAGCAGGGGTCGGTCCGGTATCGATACGAGAACCTGATCGAGCAGCCGATGGTCGGGAACGGCGAACCGCTGAAAAACCAGCTCGAATCGTTCACGGCCGCCGTCCGATCCGGCGAGGAACCGATCGTGACGGGCGAAGACGGACGGCGGGCACTGGCGCTGGCCAACCGTATCGATGCGCTGGCCGCGGACGAATCGGAGGTGGCACCAAATGTCACGATCTGAACAGTCACTGGAGCGGTTGTACGGTTCGGGAGCGACGCCGGACGAACAGCGGCGTGCGTTCACCGACGGACAGGTACCGGTCGCCGTGTACGGACTCGGAAAGATGGGGCTGCCGCTCGCGGCCGTCTACGCGTCCGTCTCTGGAAACGTCACCGGCGTCGACATCAGCGAGTCGGTCGTCGGGACGATCAACGACGGTCGCTCGCCCGTCGAGAACGAACCCGGGCTGGAGGCGGAGATCGAGCGAAACGTCTCCAGTGGAGCGCTGTCAGCCACCACCGATGTCGAGGAAGCCGCCGCCGGTGCGAGCATCCACGTGTTGATCGTCCCCACCCTGCTCGACGATCAGGACGTGCCGGATCTGTCGACGCTGACGGCCCTTATCCGAGACATCGGCATGCATCTCGATCCCGGCGACATCGTCGTCGTCGAGTCGACGGTGCCGCCCGGGACCTGCGCGGAGACGCTGTGGCCGATCCTCCGCCGGACCGTCCCCGATCCCGAGAGCGTCGGGCTGGCGTTCTGTCCCGAGCGGACGATGAGCGGACGCGCGTTGCAGGACATCCGCGGGGCCTACCCGAAGATCGTCGGCGGGATCGACGACGAGAGCACGCGCGTCGCGAAACTCGTCTACGGGGAGATCACGACCAACGACGTCCACGCCGCCCCGGACGCCCGGACTGCCGAGTGTGTGAAAGTGTTCGAGGGGATCTACCGCGACACCAACATCGCCCTGGCGAACGAACTCGCCATGGTCGCCCCCGAACTCGGCGTGGACGTCCCCGAGGCGATCGAACTCGCCAACACCCAGCCGTTCTGTGACATCCACAGGCCGGGTATCGGCGTCGGCGGTCACTGCATTCCGGTGTACCCCTACTTCCTGCTGGACAGCATCGAGACCTCGGCACCGATCGTGCGCATGGCCCGCCAGATCAACGACAGCATGCCGCTGTACGCGATCGAGCAACTCCGGGAGGCCATGGACGGGTCGGATCACCCGCTGTTCGGCGCGAACGTCGCCGTCCTCGGAGTGACCTACCGGCCGGACGTCGACGAGATCCGGTACTCGCCGGCGTTCTCCGTCGTCCGGGATCTGAACCAGCTGGGCGCGAACGTCTACCTCGTCGATCCAGTCTGTTCGGACCTCTCCCCGTTCGAGGGAACGCCGGTAGCCGTCGAGCGACTGCACAGACTGGATCTCGACGCCGCCGTCCTCGTCACTGATCACAGCGCGTTCGACCGCATCCGGTGGGACCGGATGGACCCCATGGTCGTCGTCGACGGTCGGCAGGCGCTGACCCTCTCGGGTTCGGGTCACACCGTCCGAACGATCGGCGACGGCCGCGGGGTGGAGTGATGTACAAGGGCCAGACCGTTGGTGTCGTCATTCCCGCCTACAACGAGGCGGGGTTCGTCGGAGAGGTCATCGCGACGGTCCCGGCCTTTGTCGACCGGATCTACGCCGTCGACGACGCCTCGACTGACGACACCTGGACAGAGATCACCGAACAGGCACAGCGAATGAACGACCGACAGAGCGAGCAGCCACTCGTCACGGCCGACGGCGGCGTCAGCTACCGGCAACGCGTCGTGACGGCCAGACACGAACGGAACCGGGGCGTCGGGGCCGCGATCAAGACGGGGTATCGCCAGGCCGTCGAGGACGGCATCGACGTCGTGGCTGTGATGAACGCCGACAGACAGATGGACCCCGACATCCTCAATCGGATCGTCGACCCGGTCGCGGAGGGGCGGGCCGACTACGCCAAGGGCAACCGGCTCGAACGACCGGAGTACCGGGCGGCGATGTCCCGCTGGCGACTGTTCGGCAACGCAATCTTGACCCTCCTCACCAAGGTCGCCAGCGGCTACTGGGGGATGATGGACCCACAGAACGGGTACACGGCAGTCTCCCGGGAAGCACTGGAGACGATCGATCTCGACGCGGTGTACGACCGGTTCGGGTTCTGCAACGATATGCTCGTTCACATGAACGTCCATCGGTTCCGGATCGCCGACGTCGACATGCCCGCGGTCTACGGCGAGGAGACCAGCCACATCGAGTACTCCTCGTTCGTGCCACAGCTCTCGCTGTTGCTGGCACGACAGTTCCTGTGGCGACTCCGGGTTCGCCATCTCGACGACGGTGTCCATCCCCTTGCCGCCTGCTACGGGTTCGGCGCGACCGGGTTGCTGGCCGGGTTCGGCCACGGCATCCGGTCGCTGTGGAGCGCCGGAGAGAGCGGGCGCACAGCCACGTACGGGCTGCTGTTCGGCGTCGTCATGTTGATCGCCGCGGTCCTGTTCGACCGGCGGGACAACGAGGAACTGGAGGTCGAGGGATGAAAGTCCTCACCGTCGTCGGTGCCCGACCGCAGTTCGTCAAGGCCTTTCCCGTCTCCGAACAGCTCAGCCGCCACGAAGAGGTACTCGTCCACACGGGCCAGCACTACGACGAGATGCTGTCGTCGGTGTTCTTCGAGGAACTCCCGATCCCGGAACCAGCGTACAATCTCGGCGTCGGCTCGGGCAGTCACGCCGTCCAGACCGCCCAGGTCATGGAGCGACTCGACGACGTCGTCGACGAGGAAGCCCCCGACGTCGTACTCGTCTACGGCGACACGAACTCCACGCTCGGGGCTGGTCTGGTCGCCGCAAAGCGCCCGGTTCGGCTCGTCCACGTCGAAGCCGGCGTCCGCAGCGGCGACTGGTCGATGCCCGAGGAGGTCAACCGCGTGGTTGTCGACCAGTGTGCGGACCTACTGTGTGCCCCCACTGACCGGGCTGCCGAAACGCTGCGAGCCGGCGACGTCCGGGGCGAGGTCGTCGTGACCGGCGACGTGATGTACGACGCGCTGCTGGCGGTCCGGGAGCACGCACTGGCGCACTCCACGGTCGTCGATGACCTGGGACTGACCGGCGAGTCGTACGTCCTCGCGACGGTTCACCGCGAGCGAAACACCGATTCCGAGGATCACCTGCGGTCGATCGTCGAGGGACTCGCGAGCGTGTCAGCCACGGTGGTCCTGCCCGCTCACCCGCGTACGGTCGCGGCACTCGAGGAGTACGGTCTCCACGAGGAGGCGGCCTCGGCACTGGAACTCGTCGACCCGGTTGGCTACCTGGACTTCGTGGCCTTGCTTTCGGGCGCAGAGCGAGTCGCCACCGACTCGGGCGGCGTCCAGAAGGAGGCGTTCTATCTCGACCGCCCCTGTGTGACCCTCCGGGAGACGACCGAGTGGCCCGAGACGGTCGAGGCCGGCTGGAACGTCCTCGTCGGTGCCGACCCGGCGTCGATCCGGACAGCACTCACACGCCCGCTTCCGAACGCCGCGGCGAAGCCGACGCTGTACGGTGGCGGGGAGGCAGCCGAGCGCGTCGTCCGGGCGCTGAGTCACCCACACGCTGCCACCGCGGACGATGATTGACGATCACTCCTTCGCGCTGTGTCTCACGCACGACGTTGATCGGCCGTACAAGCGGTTCCACCAGGCGCTGTATTACACACTCGCGGAGCGGTCGATGGATCACCTGCGGTCGTTTTTCGCCCGGGAGAACCCCTACTGGCAGTTCGAGGAGATCAT comes from the Halapricum desulfuricans genome and includes:
- a CDS encoding TrmB family transcriptional regulator, translating into MTPDPTADPQTAAIEQLEQFGLSAYAAQTFVALSSLGTGTARDVSRVSDVPRTRVYDAIDELHSRGLVDVRQSSPREFWAISAETATRTFERELQHRTDLLRTALSELEPETRQDEQRGVWTVEGQRAVTQRIVEFLASAEDEIVYMTVADLLTDDLLEGLQDASARGVTVNLAGVSTPVRDRIQAEVPDVETFESLWDWSDTPAGRLLMIDRERTLVSVLVNGDDAAPSDPRSETAIWGKGETNSLVVVLKAIFTWQLDRTDDDGTDSSA
- a CDS encoding TrmB family transcriptional regulator; amino-acid sequence: MSTKENLEEAIELLQQLGLKEYEARCFVGLSRLETGTAKQLSEMTEVPRTRVYDAIRVLEAQGLVEIHHSSPQRFRAVSISEATETLRDQYEARVERLQNSLDTIEVVEQDDESPVQQVWSMVGQEAIENRTNGLITDANDEVVLVLGDQSLLTPALVDTLNAVEDDIELIVGALSEPLQEQIRDAVPNATTFVSGLEWLQGGNDTQDETAIGRLLMVDRSTLLVSSIMPESKEERAIFGEGFGNGLVVISRRLMAQGLLQNRDPKH
- a CDS encoding helix-turn-helix domain-containing protein, yielding MGIVTEITVPGDAFELGTSLAPIEDVYVTFDRVVPTGGRLFPYMWVSTDDHTLFCQLLQRNPAVEDLEMVHQEDDRALYDVAWCDDTDGFLCCLRTTDLVVLRAGGTASAWEFELRFADQETVSAFQKKCADREISISVDKVTTKSVSDPLEEKLTKSQRRTVQLALEKGYFDVPRKTTLVELAAELDISDQAVSARIRRATKKLSQQLLLPYQSEEHKQAPPKQR
- a CDS encoding DUF7344 domain-containing protein → MSEEKDMLSPDQAFDILSNQRRRYALHYLSDQPEGEKLQELARQLAAWENEIAAEEVSKKQQKRVYVSLYQTHIPKLEAEGVVDYDSESGLITLTGHADDVTTYLQDDEDRSDQWHRYYLALVVAGTVVFTATVLELPVFAALTPTIVGLTILFAFGVLTVQYFLVRRRESQGVSRSSEH
- a CDS encoding acyltransferase, whose protein sequence is MEYVTLGIDCTVDENATLGHSNGSDTDQTQIGNDATIRSGTVIYDDVEIGNSFSTGHNVLVREDTTIGDDVLLGTNTVVDGACTIGSSVSCQTNVYVPRQTTIGDSVFLGPSAVLTNDEYPVRVEQDLEGPTLEDDVSIGANATILPGVTVGRGSFVAAGSIVTEDVPPETLAVGTPARHEPLPDPLEGGNTIA
- a CDS encoding DegT/DnrJ/EryC1/StrS family aminotransferase; its protein translation is MISLAAPDIGEPEFESVEDVIKEGRLVAGEEVEQFEASFAEYVGAEHGVATVNGTAALHTALEALGIGEGDSVVTTPFSFIATANAIRFANAEPVFADIDPETLNLDPDSAEAAVREHDADAILVVHLYGQPARMERFREIADAHDLALIEDAAQAHGATIDGEHVGTIGDAGCFSFYPTKNMTTGEGGMVVTDDEAVARRADQFINHGRTGSYTHATLGHNYRMTNIAGAIGLTQLQKLPYYVDQRRRNAQRLLEELDGDRFELPEPRPGTEHAYHQFTVQYPQRNALKLDLEERDIGTGVYYPTTIHKQGAYAGEEATTPVAERATDQVLSLPVHPGLTDEDITAIVEAVERHLTRAWEAIGE
- a CDS encoding Gfo/Idh/MocA family protein, which produces MTDETLAAGVYGVGQMGSHHARVYEELPNVDLVGVYDSDPERASSVAADHGTSPRDPEDLFERVDILSIAVPTAYHYDIASRAIDRGVHVLVEKPFVETDGQAETLIEQAEDNGVVLQVGHIERFNPAVRTLQDVVADLDVIAVDARRLGPPLDRDMGTSVALDLMLHDLDVVLDVLDVPVRSVTADGTEDGQYVTASVTFEDGVIGTFTASRLTQQKIRKLSITARSCKVDVDYIDRSVHIYRKSYPEFVEEQGSVRYRYENLIEQPMVGNGEPLKNQLESFTAAVRSGEEPIVTGEDGRRALALANRIDALAADESEVAPNVTI
- a CDS encoding nucleotide sugar dehydrogenase produces the protein MSRSEQSLERLYGSGATPDEQRRAFTDGQVPVAVYGLGKMGLPLAAVYASVSGNVTGVDISESVVGTINDGRSPVENEPGLEAEIERNVSSGALSATTDVEEAAAGASIHVLIVPTLLDDQDVPDLSTLTALIRDIGMHLDPGDIVVVESTVPPGTCAETLWPILRRTVPDPESVGLAFCPERTMSGRALQDIRGAYPKIVGGIDDESTRVAKLVYGEITTNDVHAAPDARTAECVKVFEGIYRDTNIALANELAMVAPELGVDVPEAIELANTQPFCDIHRPGIGVGGHCIPVYPYFLLDSIETSAPIVRMARQINDSMPLYAIEQLREAMDGSDHPLFGANVAVLGVTYRPDVDEIRYSPAFSVVRDLNQLGANVYLVDPVCSDLSPFEGTPVAVERLHRLDLDAAVLVTDHSAFDRIRWDRMDPMVVVDGRQALTLSGSGHTVRTIGDGRGVE
- a CDS encoding glycosyltransferase — translated: MYKGQTVGVVIPAYNEAGFVGEVIATVPAFVDRIYAVDDASTDDTWTEITEQAQRMNDRQSEQPLVTADGGVSYRQRVVTARHERNRGVGAAIKTGYRQAVEDGIDVVAVMNADRQMDPDILNRIVDPVAEGRADYAKGNRLERPEYRAAMSRWRLFGNAILTLLTKVASGYWGMMDPQNGYTAVSREALETIDLDAVYDRFGFCNDMLVHMNVHRFRIADVDMPAVYGEETSHIEYSSFVPQLSLLLARQFLWRLRVRHLDDGVHPLAACYGFGATGLLAGFGHGIRSLWSAGESGRTATYGLLFGVVMLIAAVLFDRRDNEELEVEG
- the wecB gene encoding non-hydrolyzing UDP-N-acetylglucosamine 2-epimerase yields the protein MKVLTVVGARPQFVKAFPVSEQLSRHEEVLVHTGQHYDEMLSSVFFEELPIPEPAYNLGVGSGSHAVQTAQVMERLDDVVDEEAPDVVLVYGDTNSTLGAGLVAAKRPVRLVHVEAGVRSGDWSMPEEVNRVVVDQCADLLCAPTDRAAETLRAGDVRGEVVVTGDVMYDALLAVREHALAHSTVVDDLGLTGESYVLATVHRERNTDSEDHLRSIVEGLASVSATVVLPAHPRTVAALEEYGLHEEAASALELVDPVGYLDFVALLSGAERVATDSGGVQKEAFYLDRPCVTLRETTEWPETVEAGWNVLVGADPASIRTALTRPLPNAAAKPTLYGGGEAAERVVRALSHPHAATADDD